The genomic interval GGAGGCGGCGCCGGAAGATCGCCCGCGCTTCGAGACCGAGGTGGCCGGCTTCTGCATGGACATCACGGAAGTCACGGTGGACGCCTACGCGGCGTGCGTGAAGAGCGGCAAGTGCGAGGCGGGGGAGAACGACCGCCGCTTTTGCAACGTGCGTTACCCCGACCGCGGGGATCATCCCATCAACTGCGTCACCTGGTATCAGTCGAAGGCCTACTGCGAGGCCCAGGGCAAGCGCCTGCCGCTGGAGAGCGAGTGGGAGTTCGCGGCCCGGGGCGGCAGTGAGTACCGCACGTACTCCTGGGGCAACGAGAGCCCCGACGGCCGCACGTGTTGGAAGCACGTCGGCGGCTCGTGCAAGGTGCGCTCGTACGATCCCGGCGCGTTCGGCCTGTATGACATGACCGGCAACGTGTGGGAGTGGGTCGACGACTGGTTCGGCGAGCTCCCCTGGCCGCCGGAGCACAGCCAGGTGAAGAGCTACCGCGGAGGCAGCTGGAGCCGGCGCTTCGAGAAGTGGATGAGCACGCGGCTCCGCAATCGCTACGGGCCGAAGAAATGGGGCTCGCACTTGGGCTTCCGCTGCGCGCTCACTCCGAAGGACGTGAAGTGTCCCTTCGGTCGTACCGAAGATCAGAGCCGCTGCCAGTTCGGCGTGAAGAGCATGGGCTGCCCGGCGCAAGAGAGCTGGAACGGCGTGCGCTGCGCGCGGGAGGGGGAGCCCGAGTGTCCCGAGGGCCGCGTGAAGAAGCCGGGGCACGGCTGCAGCTTCAAGGAGCCGGTGGGGGGGCCCGCGCCGGAGGTCGAGAGCACGCCCGTGACCCGCAGCCGGAGCCCCGAGTTCGACGCGGACTGCCTGCAGAACAAGCCGGGACGGCCGCACTCCTATCGCTACGTGGGGGGGACCCACGCCAAGCGCAACCACGTCAGCGCGCAGGCGGGCTGCTCCAATCGTGACGTGGGTGTGGGATGGAACTCGACGTGCTGTCCATGAAGTGGCTTTCGGCGTTGCTCTTCACCGCGTGTGCTTCCTCCGCGCCTCCGCCCGAGAGCGCGCCGCCGCCGCCGTCACCACCGGTGCCCGCGCCCGTAGCCCCGCCCGTCGTTGCTGACGCGGGCACGCCCACGCCGGAAGCCAGCGCGCCGGAAGCCGCCGCCGTGGAAGCGGAGGCCAGCGCTCCGTTGCCCTTGCCGGAGGGCACCACGGTGCTGCACATCGGCGACTCCATGGCCGGCGCCCTGGGCATCGAGCTCAACAAGGCGCTGAAGGCTCAGGGTGTGCACGGCGTGCTGCACTTCAAGACCGCGAGCTTCATCCCCACCTGGGCGTGGAGCAAGGAGCTGCCGCTGTACCTGGCGCAGACGAACCCGGACTTGGTGCTCATCACCCTGGGCACCAACGAGGTGCAGATCCAAGATCCGTCGATCCGGGCGAAGACCATCCAAAAGCTGGTCCAATCCCTCGGGGATCGGCCGTGCGTGTGGATCCTGCCGCCGCTGTGGGAAGTGGGGGACACGGGCCTCTTGCCGGTGATCCGCGACAACGCCGCGCCCTGCCGCATCATGGACTCGAACCAGGTGTACCCGGGCATGAAGCGCCTCTCGGATCACATCCACCCGACCATTCCCGCCCGCGCGGAGTGGGCCAAGCGCGTGGTGGAGTGGCTTCAGCGGGAACGCAGGCCCACGCCGGAAAAGCCTTGGGCGCTGGCCCCCAGAGCCGACAGCCACTGATCGATCTCCGCGCCGGTGAGCGCGGAGACGGCGATCATCCGCGGGCTCGGCATCACCTGGTCGAGGGCGTCGCGGATGCGATCGACCGATACCTGCGGCAGCACGGGCAAGAGATCGATCTTGGTGAGCACGACCAGATCCGCCACCCGGAACATCACCGGATACTTCAAGGGCTTGTCGTCCCCCTCGGTGACGGACAGCGCGACCACGTTCAGGTGCTGGCCCAGATCGTAGACCGCGGGGCACACCAGGTTGCCCACGTTCTCCACGAACAGGATCTCCGCTTCCTGCCAGGGCAGGTGATCGAGGGCGTGGTGCACCATGGTCGCGTCCAGATGGCAGGCCGAGCCAGTGGTGATCGACGCCGACGGTATGCCCCGGGCACGCAGCCGCGCGGCGTCGTTGTCGGTGGCCAAATCTCCGCTGATGGCCGCGATGCGCCGCCGCCCCGCGGTGGCTTCCAGAAGCGCCGTCTTGCCGGATCCCGGCGAGCCCATCAAGTTCACGCAGCGCACCTTTGCCGCGTCGAAGTGCGCTCGGTTGTGGAGCGCCGCAGCGTCGTTGTCCGCCAGCACTCGCTCGTGCAGCTCGACCACGCCGCAGCCGCAGCTTTCGCACATCACGGCACCTCCAGCTCGATGCGCTCGATCAAGAGCTCGCCGCCGGTGGCCAAGCGCGCGGGACCGCCGCAGCGCGCGCAACGAGGGCCCGCGGCGCTCGCGTCGCAGGCGGCGCAGCGCCAGGACGCCGCGACCTCTTGGATCCGCACTTCGAGCTCCGACGCCGCAAAGGCTCGCGCCAGGAGCTCCGCGTCCACCCCGGACAGCTCCCCCAGCACGAGATCCACCGAGCGCACGCCGCGGGCGCCCCGCGCTTCGGCCTCGCGCGCCACGCGGGAGAGCACGGCCTGGGCGATGGAGACCTCGTGCATCGCCCCCGGCTTTGCAGGCCGCGTGCCGAGCGAAATCCCGCGCTCGGCACGGGCGACGCAGAAGCTTTTGCCAACTCCACCCCCCGCGGCGGCAAATCTTGCCGCCTCAGTTGCTCTGCTCGAGGCGCGTCTCGAGCGGGGGCCGGGCGTTGTCCGTGCGCTCGGCGCCGTCCGTCTTCAGGTGCAGTGTGCGCGTGGGGAAGGCGAAGGAGATGCCGAGCTTCTCGAAGCGGCGCAGCAACACGAAGTTGATGGCCTGCTGCCGGTCCATGAACTCCGTGTAGTCCGGGCTGAGCACGTAGTAGACGACCTCGAACACCAGGGCAGAGTCCCCGTACTCCTTGAAATGGGCGCGATCGAAGCGGGTGCCCTCCTGCTGCTCCACGGCTTCCTTCAGGACACCGGGCACCTTCTCGACCAAGTCCGCCGGCGTGCCGTATTCGATGCCGATGCGGAAGTCGATGCGGCGCTCCTGCATGCGGCCGTAGTTGTGGATGCGCTGCTTGATGAGCTCGCCGTTGGCGAAGATGATCTGCTCGCCGCCCAGGGAGCGCACGCGCGTGGCGCGCCAGCCGATGTGCTCCACGCTGCCCCGGTCGTCCCCCACGATGATGAAGTCCCCGATCTCGAAGGGCCGATCCACGTAGATCGAGAGCGAGGCGAACACGTCCCCCAGCAGGCTCTGCACCGCCAGCGCCGCTGCCACACCGCCGACGCCGAGGCCTGCGACCAACGCGCTGATCTCGATGCCCAGGCTCGACAGCACCGTGAGCAGCACCATCGTCCAGATGGCGATACGGGCCAGAAGGCCGATCGCCGCCGTGGCCGTCTGACTGCTGGCGCCCTCTTGCTTTTGGCTCTGCCAGATCTCGAGCCCCCGCCGCACGGCGATCTGCCCGTACAGCCCGAGCTGCACCAAGAGGACGATCAGCGCGCCGCGATTCAGCACGCGCTCGGCGCCGGCGGTGAGCTCGAGAAAGCTCGCGCCGATCCAGATCGCTAGCGTCAGGTACGAAAACCACCGCGTGCCGTCGAGCACCGCCGCCAACGCTCCGTCGATGGCCCGCGCCGTCGCCCGGTGCCGCCGTTCGAGACCCCGGTGCACGAGCCCCTTGAGCAGCCGCGCCACCAGCAGCACGCCCACCGCGGCCGCCGCCGCGTACAGCCAGTGTCGTCCGTCGTTGTGCCAGATTTCGAATTCGAGAAGGTTCACGCCGCCGACCGTGGCAGCGACCGTGCCAGGCCGTTTCTCGCTGGTTTTTGTTGGTCCGCCGCGGAAACGCCGCGGCACTCTGCCCCGGCGTGTCAGTCTGCGTCGCGTCGCTTCACGAACAAGGAGGCGACGAAGCCGGCCAACAGCCCTCCGCCTCCACCGACGAACAGCGCCACGATGGCGGCTCCGAGCATGGCGTCGAGCGCATCGTGCCCGCCCACGCGGTGCGTCGGCACGTACAGGCCCCACACCATCACCATGCCCAGCCACGCGGCCAAGAACGAACGCATGCCGCGGGTCTTGGCCACGGCCTGCGCCACGGCGCCCAAGATCACGGCGACGCCCAGGGCCGGCGCGATGGGCAGCGTCGCGGGCAACGCGGCGAACAGCGGACTGTCGGTCAAGATGGCGCGGCCCAGAGCCGCCTCCGCGGCTACGGCGCCGAGCGCCGCGGCGGTGATGGCCAGCGAGCGAAGGCCCGTGTCCGACTCCCGATAGCGGAGGGCGCCCACTGCGGCCGCAACGACCGGGAAGCCAAAGGTGAAGAGCCCTGCGGCCAGCGCGCGGGTCGCGTCGAAGCGCGACATCAGGATCAACGCCAAGAGCCCCCCGAACATCAACGGCAGGCGCCAGCGCTCGAGCTCCTCGGCGCGTTGAGCCTCGCGCAGGGCGTCGTGGGGAGCCATGAGGTGCGCGGCAATTTGAGCACGTTTCCGCCGTGCGCAAGACGCTGGGCCACCCCCCGGGTCTCGGCTACGCTGCCGCCACATGAAGGACTTGCTGCAGGTTTCCTCGGCTCTCGCTCTCTGTCTCGCGGTCGGCTGCGGCGGCGCGTCCCAGGCTTCCGGCGGAGGCGCCGAGTCCCCCGCAAACGGCGCAGGGCAGGGGAGCGAGGGGAGCGGCGAAACGGAAGGCACTGCGGCCCCGGAAGACAGCACCCCGGCCGCCAAGGTGCCGGCGCCGTCGGTGGGCGCGAAGCAGCTCGAGGATCGGCGCATCGAGCTGTCCTTCGAGCTGACGCTGAACAAGTCCGGCAGCGCCGGCGGCATGCAGTCGGGCAGCTGGTCCATCGACGAGGAGCGGAGCCTCGCGGTGCAAGGCGTGAAGAACGGCGCCATCGACAAGCTCCAGGTCGTGTTCGGGCGGCGCGAGGCCAAGCCGCTGCTGGGCGTCGAGCCGCACACCGCCACGGCGGGCAAGAGCTACGTCGTGGATGCCGGCGGCGGCGTCACCCACGCGGACGGCAGCGCCGTGAGCGCCGAGGAGCGCGATGCGATGACCTCGGAGTACGGCGCCTGGGTCGGAGAGCCGAGCCCGCTGCTCTCTTGGCTCGCCGGCGGAAAGCTCGCCGCCGGCAAGAAGAAGACCGCGAGCCCGAAGCAGGCCGAAGCGCTGCTCGGTGCGCTGCCCGGGGTGGATCACCAGGAGACGAAGCTCACGGTGGAGAGCAAAGGCGTGACCGGCACCCAGCTCGGCCTCGACGTCCACGCCGTGTTGAAGCTCAGCAGCAACGACACGCACTTCACGCTGGATCTCTCCGGCCCCGCGAGCATCGACACCAAGACCGGCTTCGTCACGGCGTTGGATCTGTCCGGCAGCGTGAAGGCCAGCGGCACCGTGCAGCACAAGAAGAAGGGCACCTTCGACGTGACCGGCAAGGGCACCGTCAAGCTCACGCGCAAGACGCTGTGAGCGCGGCGGACCGAGCAAGCGGGCGATGAGCCTCCCGTCCTCTACGGTGATGCTCTACGTCGCGATCCCGGTGGTCGCGATGGTCGCGGGCGGCAGCATCGCCGCCTATCGGCCGCCCACACCGCGCATCTCCAGCATGATTCAGCACTTCGCTGCCGGCGTGGTGTTCGCGGCGCTGGGCGGCGAGATCCTCCCGGATCTCCTGCATCAGCACGCGATGCTCCCGACGGCGGTGGGTTTCTCCCTGGGCGTCGCGCTGATGTTGGCGGTGAAGCACTTCACCCACTCGGATGAACAGGGAGCGGCGTCGACGCGCAGCCTGGTCACCGCCGTGGGGGTGGACGTGCTCATCGACGGAATGCTCGTCGGTGTGGGCTTCGCCATCGGCGAAGCCCAGGGCGTGCTGCTCACGATCGCCCTCACGCTGGAGGTGGCGTTCCTTTCGGCGTCCACCGCGGCGGCGCTGCTGCGCGCCGAAGTCCAGCGCCGTCGTGTGATCGCCACCGTCACGGGCCTGGCAGCGCTGTTGGCGGGGGGCGCCGTCATCGGAACCACCTTTCTCTCGAAGCTCACGGGCGCACCGTTCGTCGCCGTGCTCGGTTTCGCCGCCGCGGCGTTGCTCTATCTGGTGACGGAGGAGCTGTTGGTCGAAGCCCACGAAGTTCCCGAGACCCCGCTGACGACGGCGGTGTTCTTCGTCGGATTCTTGCTCTTGTTCGTGATCGAAATGGCGCTCTGACGCGATCGCGTCAGTTGCAGCTCCCGCTCGCGGCGTCGGGGGCGGCGGGCGGCGCGCTGAGGGCGGGGCAAGCGAAGTCGAACATGTCGAGCAGAGCGTCGGAGTTCGCGTCGCGGGCGGTGAGGGCGGGGAGATCGAACAGCAGCTCCACCAGGCGCAACACGGAGGAGTGCTCGTGCACCACGTGGGAGACGTAGCCCGGCCGCGCCCAGGGGGAGATCACGATGGCGGGGATGCGCACGCCGAGGCGATCGAACTCGGTCTGATCCGGGCTCGGGATGCAGGCCGGTGGTGGCGGCACGTGGTCCCCGAGGCCGCCGGACTCGTCGTAGGTGTAGATCACGGCGAGCTCGTTCCACAGCGGGCTGCCGATCGCGCCTTCGTAGATCTGTCGGCCCCATGCTTCGCCGGGATGGACGTTGTTTGGCGGGTGCTCGTCCTGGGTGGGACCGGGATCCACGAAGGAAACGGCCGGCAGCGTGCCATCGGCGAGGGCGTCGAGGAAGTCTTGGAAGGCGTACACCCCGGCGTGCGCGTTGTTCCAGCCGATGCTGTCCTGCCGCACGTTGCCGTCGGTGTACACGCCCCAGCTGACGCCGGCGGCGTCCAGGCCGTCGAAGACGGTGGGCACGTCGATGGTGGCTTGCCCGGTGCTCATCACGCCGTCGGACGTGCCCGCGTACAGGTAGTCGCGATTGGCCCAGGTCCCGCCCAGGGCGGAGCCGAAGTAGCGGTCCGCCACCGCGAAGGTCTTGGCCAGGAAGTAGTAGAAGGGCAAATCGCTCTCGTCGTAGTAGCCGACGGCGAAGTGTCCGTCGCTGCCGCTCACCGCGGCAGACTTCACGAAGCCGTCCATCTTGCCGTCGTTCCAACCGGCGTGCATCGCCGTCCATTGATGCGGCGGATCCACCGGCAGACAGGGGGAGGTGAGATGAAAGGGCGTCACCTCCGCGTTCGCGGAGTCCAGGTTCACCCAGTCCGTGGGCAACGCTTCCACGTCGGGATGCGTGGCCGACAGCTTGCCGAAGTAGTGGTCGAACGAGCGATTCTCCTGCATCACGATCACCAGATGCGTGATGGGAATGCTCGCCCTGAAGGCCGCATCGACGCCCAGCGTGTCCGTGGCCAGCGCGCCCTTGTCGAACGTGCACGCCGTGCGCGCGGCCGCCTGGCTGTCCGTCGGGATCGGCGACGGACACGTCGCCCCGCCGCTCCCGCTCGCTCCGCCGACACCCGCCGCCCCGCCGCTCCCGCTCGCCCCCGCGAGCCCGCCGCTCCCGGAACCACCGCCGCTCCCCGCCGCGTCGTCGCTCGACGAGCAGCCGAGCAGACCAACGCTTGCCACCACCGCCACGACCCCGAGCTTCATGGCGCCATGGTAGCGCGGACCCCGAGGTTCCGCGCCGCACCGACAAGATCTGGTGACCCCAGCGGGACTCGAACCCGCGTTACCGGCGTGAGAGGCGGGGCAGGGGATCATCACCAGTCAGCAATTCTCAGCACTTCGGTACCATGTGACGAGCCGCGCACACCCCTGCAAACCGGTGCGCTGCCAATTGCTGGTGACAATTGGAGTAGGGGCCAACACCTCCCGCTGACGCCCCGAGCGCTGCTGGCCGCGCTCGCTGAAATCCGGCAGTGGCTCCCGCCGGGCCCGGGTCGCGCCCGTGAGCTGGTGGTGGAGCTGGAGCGCCGTCTGGAGGCCACAAAGGCCGAGGGCGAGGCCAAGAGCGCGGGGGGCGCAAAATGACGAACCAAGCCCGCCGCCTCGCCCGCGAGGAGATCACCCGCGCGACCATGCTTCGTCTTGGCGTACGCGTGACCGAACTGCCCGAGCGCCCCCGCGGCGACTGCATGATCGCAGCCCACGAGGCCGCGCACGGCGTGCTCGCAGAGCACTACGGGCTGACCGTGCACCATGTCGCGATCGACGGTCACCGAGGGAGCGGGATCATGGCGCCGCGCCGGATCGATGCGCCCCTGCCGTTCGTGGACGCGCCACATAGCGAACGGGAACGACGTGGCGCGAATGAGGACATCATCATCACGCTGGCCGGTGCTGCTGTGGAGCACCTGCTGTTTGGCTTTGCGACCTCGGGCATCGAGTTCGACATCGCGGATGCGTGGCGGTCGGCGAAGATCTATGCGGAGGCCGAGCGCGTCAACGCGATCGTCGCCCAGTGGAACGCGACGCTCCATCTGGTGAGCGCGCGCCGCATCGCAATCGAGAACGTCGCCGGGCACCTGCTTCGACGCACCTATCTCACTGGTGGCGAACTGCGCCGGATCCTGTCTGGCGCCGACGCCCCAGACGACCTCTACCGGCGCATGTGCGCCGTGCACCCGGGCACGCACCCCGACTACTGGCCCATTCATTGGCAATGAAAGGACTTGGAGATGAAAACCCTACAAATCTACTTCGTGCTCGCGTTTGTGAGCTTTGCCATCGGCTACGCGCTTTCGGGCTGTGGCGGCGAACCGTTCGACGCCACGACCATAACCAAGGATGCGGCGATCGAAACCGCTGACGCGGCTCATCCCGACGCCGGCACGGACGCGCCTACTGAGAGCGCTGCGGACGCCCCACCGGCGTGCGCCCCGGACATGATCGAGGACGTGTGCGGCGCGTGCCCCGACGGGTTTCACCCGGTGTCGCTCACACCAACGGCGCAGCCATGCCCGTTCTCTGTGCTGAGGGATTGCGCCCGCGACTGCCCCCCGACGTACACGGTCTGCTGCCCGTTGGGCTGGCTCGCGGAGGGCTGTTGTCATGGCTGGAGCAGCATCGGTGACACCTATTCCCCCGACTGTGGCGGACCCGACAGCCAGCGCGCCAACGGTACGAACGCGTTCACTTGCGAGGTGTCGCTATGAGAAGGACGCACAAGGCCGTCACGGTCATCGTCCAGACGCATCCCGCTCGGCGTGGACTGATCTGGCCGACGCTGGAAAGCATCGAGCGCTCGGACATCAGTGGGCACTACACGGTGCTCGAACAGCGGCCCGACGTTTCGCACCACGAGCACTTCGCCGACGTCCTACACGCCATGGCGGACTGCGCAACGCCTTGGGTTCTCCGCCTGGAGGACGACATCGTTGTAGGGCGGCACGTCCTCCGGGACTTCCTGAGCTGGCCCGCCCTCGCGCACCCCAAGTTTGGGTGCGGCTGGCTCGCGACTCCAAAGGCCGAGATGGAGGCAGACACCGCGCGACTCGACGGGCACCTGATTCGCAACCACCGAGAGATGTATGCCTCCTACGCGGTCGGGTGCACTCCGGACTTCGCCGCGAAGGTGTGCGAAGCGCATCTCAAAACCGACCGAAGCAAAGACGTAGACCAGGACCTCCAGTTTGCTCGTGTCGCGTGGGATTCGGGCAAGCGCATCTTCATCCACGAACCTTGTCTCGGCGAGAACCGCCTCTTGCCGTCGATTTACGGCACGCGCCCGGACGAGGCGACGCACAACGCGCACGAGTACTACGCCCCGGGCTGGTGCCGCCCGTCGTTCGTGATCACGGGCCTCGGCAGGAGCGGGACCGGCTTCATGGCGAAGGCTCTCAACGCGGTCGGGGTCCAGTGCAACCACGAGAAGCATTGGAGCCTAGGTTCCAGCCATCCCGCCACCGCGCTCGCCACAGGCGAAAGTAGCTGGCTGGCCGGACCGTGGCTGGGCGAGCTGCTGCCTGGTGTTCCGGTCGTACATCTCGTTCGCCATCCGCGCGACGTGATCGCGTCCTAGCTCGCGTCCGTCGACTGGGATGGGCCGTACATCGACTACGCGCTCCGCCACGCCGGCCTGACGCGCGGCGAGCCTTCCGAGACGCTCGCGCGGCTGTGGGTCCGCTGGAACGCGATGGTCGAGGCCGCAGAGCCCGACATGACGGTGCGCCTAGAGGACTTCAACGCGCGCCGCCTCGCCGAGCTGGCCGAGTTGTGCGGCGGGGACCCCGTGCCGCTCGACCAGGCCAAGGCCGCGCTCGCCCAGCTCCCCGACTCCGCTCGAAACCACCGTGCGGACGTGACCGATCACCACCGCGCCCAGGCGGACGCACAACGCGCCATCTGGCGCTCCACCGCAGAAAGGTACGGCTATGCCCTTTGATCCCAAGACCGTCACGATCGAAGCGGACCTCAGCCGCGCAGACGTGCAAGTCCTCCACGACCTCTGCGCCGGCAAGCCCGTCGTCGAGTTCGGAGCAGGCGGGAGCACGGTGCTCCTCGCCCGGTGTGCCGGGAGGGTCACGAGCTACGAACCCGACCCCAGGTGGTGGAAGCTCGCCAGAGATCGTCTCAATCGCGAGACCGAGCCCACGTGCACGGCGAACGTGGTGCACCTCCCGGCGTGCGCAGCACCACCTCCGGACGCGCCCAAGGCGGGCGTCTACTTCATCGACGGACCTCCCGAACATCGTCCGGCGTGGGTGCGCGAAGCGATCCTTCGCAAGCTCGCACCCGTGATCGTCGTTCACGACTCACGGCGACCCGACCTGATGAGTGGGCTGGAGTTTCTCACCAGGCCCCCGGTGATGCTCAAGCTGGAGAGCCTCGAATGGCACGCCCGGCAGTCGAACATGCTGGTCATCCGCGTGCGCAATCAGCCCGTGCGTTGGAGCAACTGGAACTTGACCGAGCGGAATGGCCGCGCGCCGCACCTACACATGCAAGGACCGAAGCCGAAATGAGGAGGGCAAAGGTCAACCTGGGCGCGTTCGAGTGGGAAGGTCGGCGATTCGAGCCGACAGGCCCGCTCCTGGGCTGCGGCGTTCCTGCACCTGCCGAAGGCGATGATGGTTGGACCGTGCGGATTATCATCGCCGGCGAGGAACGCGGGGCCGCGATCGAGGCAATGTGTGAGTTGATCGCGCACGCAGGGCCGCTCCACCAGCAAGGCGTCGTGGTGGACGACGTCAGCGAAACGGAAGCTGCGCAGCTCATCTTGGTGTGTCCTGCGCACCTGGACCACGAAAGCTGGCTGAGCATCATCGCCACCCTCGTCGACCAGCTCTCGCGTCGTGTGCGCGCCGAGATCTTGATTGAGATCCAACGCGGCGAGCTGACCGAGGAGGCGATTCGAATCGAACCGCGATGACCCTCCGCGACGTCGAGATCCTCACCGCGCGCGCCGTCGTGCTCGCCCGTGAGGAGGACAGAGCGATCCTCGTTGTCGAGGACCGCGCCACGGGCGTGCTGTCGCTCTGGCCCGGTGACTACCGCTTGCCGAAGCGAATGCGTGCGCTCGCGACCGCGTGGCCGCGCGGAGGCCCGAGGAAATGCAAGAGGGTCTAGCAGGGGCGCCGACGGGTGAGCAGAGACTCTTCGGCGCTCCTAAGTCCT from Polyangiaceae bacterium carries:
- a CDS encoding SUMF1/EgtB/PvdO family nonheme iron enzyme codes for the protein MAWIAGGPFHMGSDSPEAAPEDRPRFETEVAGFCMDITEVTVDAYAACVKSGKCEAGENDRRFCNVRYPDRGDHPINCVTWYQSKAYCEAQGKRLPLESEWEFAARGGSEYRTYSWGNESPDGRTCWKHVGGSCKVRSYDPGAFGLYDMTGNVWEWVDDWFGELPWPPEHSQVKSYRGGSWSRRFEKWMSTRLRNRYGPKKWGSHLGFRCALTPKDVKCPFGRTEDQSRCQFGVKSMGCPAQESWNGVRCAREGEPECPEGRVKKPGHGCSFKEPVGGPAPEVESTPVTRSRSPEFDADCLQNKPGRPHSYRYVGGTHAKRNHVSAQAGCSNRDVGVGWNSTCCP
- a CDS encoding SGNH/GDSL hydrolase family protein; the encoded protein is MELDVLSMKWLSALLFTACASSAPPPESAPPPPSPPVPAPVAPPVVADAGTPTPEASAPEAAAVEAEASAPLPLPEGTTVLHIGDSMAGALGIELNKALKAQGVHGVLHFKTASFIPTWAWSKELPLYLAQTNPDLVLITLGTNEVQIQDPSIRAKTIQKLVQSLGDRPCVWILPPLWEVGDTGLLPVIRDNAAPCRIMDSNQVYPGMKRLSDHIHPTIPARAEWAKRVVEWLQRERRPTPEKPWALAPRADSH
- the hypB gene encoding hydrogenase nickel incorporation protein HypB, yielding MCESCGCGVVELHERVLADNDAAALHNRAHFDAAKVRCVNLMGSPGSGKTALLEATAGRRRIAAISGDLATDNDAARLRARGIPSASITTGSACHLDATMVHHALDHLPWQEAEILFVENVGNLVCPAVYDLGQHLNVVALSVTEGDDKPLKYPVMFRVADLVVLTKIDLLPVLPQVSVDRIRDALDQVMPSPRMIAVSALTGAEIDQWLSALGASAQGFSGVGLRSR
- a CDS encoding hydrogenase maturation nickel metallochaperone HypA, with amino-acid sequence MHEVSIAQAVLSRVAREAEARGARGVRSVDLVLGELSGVDAELLARAFAASELEVRIQEVAASWRCAACDASAAGPRCARCGGPARLATGGELLIERIELEVP
- a CDS encoding mechanosensitive ion channel family protein — translated: MNLLEFEIWHNDGRHWLYAAAAAVGVLLVARLLKGLVHRGLERRHRATARAIDGALAAVLDGTRWFSYLTLAIWIGASFLELTAGAERVLNRGALIVLLVQLGLYGQIAVRRGLEIWQSQKQEGASSQTATAAIGLLARIAIWTMVLLTVLSSLGIEISALVAGLGVGGVAAALAVQSLLGDVFASLSIYVDRPFEIGDFIIVGDDRGSVEHIGWRATRVRSLGGEQIIFANGELIKQRIHNYGRMQERRIDFRIGIEYGTPADLVEKVPGVLKEAVEQQEGTRFDRAHFKEYGDSALVFEVVYYVLSPDYTEFMDRQQAINFVLLRRFEKLGISFAFPTRTLHLKTDGAERTDNARPPLETRLEQSN
- a CDS encoding transporter, whose protein sequence is MSLPSSTVMLYVAIPVVAMVAGGSIAAYRPPTPRISSMIQHFAAGVVFAALGGEILPDLLHQHAMLPTAVGFSLGVALMLAVKHFTHSDEQGAASTRSLVTAVGVDVLIDGMLVGVGFAIGEAQGVLLTIALTLEVAFLSASTAAALLRAEVQRRRVIATVTGLAALLAGGAVIGTTFLSKLTGAPFVAVLGFAAAALLYLVTEELLVEAHEVPETPLTTAVFFVGFLLLFVIEMAL
- a CDS encoding alkaline phosphatase family protein, whose protein sequence is MKLGVVAVVASVGLLGCSSSDDAAGSGGGSGSGGLAGASGSGGAAGVGGASGSGGATCPSPIPTDSQAAARTACTFDKGALATDTLGVDAAFRASIPITHLVIVMQENRSFDHYFGKLSATHPDVEALPTDWVNLDSANAEVTPFHLTSPCLPVDPPHQWTAMHAGWNDGKMDGFVKSAAVSGSDGHFAVGYYDESDLPFYYFLAKTFAVADRYFGSALGGTWANRDYLYAGTSDGVMSTGQATIDVPTVFDGLDAAGVSWGVYTDGNVRQDSIGWNNAHAGVYAFQDFLDALADGTLPAVSFVDPGPTQDEHPPNNVHPGEAWGRQIYEGAIGSPLWNELAVIYTYDESGGLGDHVPPPPACIPSPDQTEFDRLGVRIPAIVISPWARPGYVSHVVHEHSSVLRLVELLFDLPALTARDANSDALLDMFDFACPALSAPPAAPDAASGSCN